The following are encoded together in the Methylomonas methanica MC09 genome:
- a CDS encoding EAL domain-containing protein: MASYLFRLVLLTALIFLGGWLGWIMIISPSYASPLWPPTGLCLAALLLWGKPVLPAIYLGALANNLLVGSQTTCELDSNVILSSFLIAGASTLQTLAAAQLSKKYLKPGVPALDGPRSILMFFLLTGPLANLIGSSLGIVCLWWFSLVPTPSLGTSWLTWWVGDSLGVFIISPLMFCLFAKPRKLWAARRQWVALPLGLTWLALTVTFVLVQRAENDRIQLNFESQANMIGRQLVEYAENAIDNSLAVRDLYRAAGTVNRQQFARFSQSLLARHPELQALEWLPKVPRSELSGFERRIQNEGFPNFKVAERDINGSLIPVLEREAYFPIAYVEPMQGNERAFGLDSTANLLSRTSKMRALASGQPSASEPLNLIQRNDAETSVLLSIPVFRGQSSRSADDLTGFVSAVILPRRLVETALDHLDLHAFAILITDVDAPAGQSQLYQQSIAQPIKAGHGLHPWQQDFLFADRTWRLNIIPGTGFIKEQSSLLPWFTLLSGLGFTSLLSILLLTISGRTAQIETVIDRRTQDLQKANCELQAAERHIRESEAYLRTILNSVPECIMLLTYEAELLEMNPAGLSMLGAENLEQVKEFKPLNLLLPPFRQTFSAAIEAVFAGESRSLLFEIRNFKGHTCWLESTATPLRNDEGHITALLWMARDITERKTADERLKLAARVFGEAHEGILITDEAANIIDVNPTFCDITGYNRDEVIGKKPSLLKSGRQDPAFYRDMWQAIKSDLHWQGEVWNRKKNGELYAELLSISALCDDQGRIIYYIGLFSDITQIKHQQQMLELMAHYDPLTRLPNRTLFSDRLSQAIARSKRDKLLLAVCFLDLDGFKPINDQLGHGAGDQVLIEVANRIKQSLREEDTVSRHGGDEFALLLTGLHSVEEISQTLTRIHQAIAETYVINGQAVQVGASTGVSIFPLDDADADTLIRHADQAMYQAKLTGKNRFQLFDASQDQLMFDHHNQLHELEAAFADQQFCLYYQPKISLKTGRVTGVEALIRWQHPEQGMMSPLSFLPTLAATELEINLGNWVIEQAWRQLFLWHRQGIKIEISVNISAYHLLWPGFVSHLETILAKHPQIASHYLQLEILESTALDDLSAVNRTVKTCHEALGIGAALDDFGTGYSSLTHLRHLPVDTVKIDRSFVRDMLDDPDDFAIVESVISLSQAFGNQVVAEGVETQEQGLALLLLNCYVAQGFAIAKPMPASEIVNWINFYQPFPIWQTYAKMELSSDQTQIALRRLDLQQWLRRVDLCLTSNQNSMANWPSMHPHKSHFGRWLKQVQQQEQYNKVWLHQLNTLHEQLLHKGDLLMRQFWQGEAQTAKAGFAELETIQLQLDSCLKDYA, from the coding sequence ATGGCAAGCTACTTATTTCGCCTTGTGCTTTTAACCGCTCTGATATTCCTGGGCGGCTGGTTGGGCTGGATCATGATTATTTCACCCAGCTATGCCAGTCCGCTTTGGCCGCCTACCGGCTTGTGTCTGGCCGCCCTTTTGCTGTGGGGTAAACCGGTGTTACCGGCTATATATTTGGGCGCATTGGCGAACAATCTTTTAGTAGGCAGCCAAACCACCTGCGAATTGGATTCCAATGTCATTCTTTCTTCCTTTTTGATTGCCGGTGCCAGCACCTTACAGACATTAGCCGCCGCGCAATTATCCAAAAAATACCTTAAACCCGGCGTACCGGCTCTGGATGGCCCCCGCAGCATATTGATGTTTTTTCTGTTAACCGGGCCCTTGGCAAATCTAATAGGTTCAAGCCTGGGGATAGTCTGTTTATGGTGGTTTTCCTTGGTGCCCACGCCGTCATTAGGAACATCCTGGCTGACTTGGTGGGTGGGCGATAGTCTTGGCGTTTTCATCATCAGTCCGCTAATGTTTTGCCTGTTTGCCAAACCCAGAAAGCTTTGGGCGGCCAGACGACAGTGGGTGGCTTTGCCTTTGGGTCTTACCTGGTTGGCACTGACGGTTACGTTCGTATTGGTGCAAAGGGCTGAAAATGATCGCATTCAGCTGAATTTCGAGAGCCAAGCCAATATGATCGGCCGGCAATTGGTCGAGTATGCCGAAAATGCCATAGACAATAGCTTGGCCGTACGCGATCTCTATCGGGCCGCCGGTACGGTTAACAGGCAGCAATTTGCCCGATTTTCGCAATCGTTACTGGCCAGACACCCCGAACTGCAAGCCTTGGAATGGCTGCCCAAGGTACCGCGCTCCGAATTGTCCGGTTTCGAACGACGGATACAAAACGAAGGTTTTCCAAATTTTAAAGTCGCGGAACGGGATATTAACGGTTCGTTAATTCCCGTTCTTGAGCGCGAAGCATATTTTCCCATTGCCTATGTCGAACCGATGCAAGGCAATGAACGCGCCTTCGGGCTGGATTCGACCGCCAATTTGTTAAGCCGGACATCAAAAATGCGAGCACTCGCCAGCGGCCAACCGAGTGCCAGCGAACCATTAAACCTGATTCAACGTAACGACGCGGAAACCAGCGTTTTATTATCTATTCCGGTTTTCAGGGGTCAATCTTCCCGTTCCGCGGACGATCTGACGGGGTTCGTTTCGGCCGTGATTTTACCTAGACGCCTGGTTGAAACCGCCCTGGATCATCTCGATCTACACGCTTTCGCTATCCTGATTACGGATGTCGACGCGCCGGCCGGCCAGTCGCAGTTGTATCAACAAAGCATTGCCCAGCCAATAAAAGCCGGTCATGGATTGCATCCATGGCAACAGGATTTTTTATTCGCCGACAGGACCTGGCGACTTAACATCATTCCGGGTACCGGCTTTATCAAGGAGCAAAGTTCGCTGTTGCCATGGTTTACTTTGTTGAGCGGCTTGGGCTTCACCAGCCTGCTCAGCATTTTATTGCTGACTATCAGCGGACGTACGGCACAAATCGAGACCGTGATCGATCGCCGCACTCAAGACTTGCAAAAAGCCAACTGCGAGCTACAAGCCGCCGAACGGCACATACGCGAATCCGAAGCCTATCTGCGCACTATCTTGAACTCAGTGCCCGAGTGCATTATGTTGCTTACTTACGAAGCCGAATTGCTGGAGATGAATCCGGCCGGATTGTCCATGCTGGGCGCGGAAAACCTGGAACAGGTGAAAGAATTTAAACCCTTAAATTTATTGCTGCCCCCATTCCGTCAGACGTTTTCCGCAGCCATTGAAGCGGTCTTTGCCGGCGAAAGCCGATCCTTGTTATTCGAAATACGAAACTTCAAAGGGCATACCTGCTGGCTGGAAAGCACCGCAACCCCGCTACGCAACGATGAAGGCCATATCACTGCCCTGCTATGGATGGCCAGAGATATTACGGAACGCAAAACGGCCGATGAACGGCTGAAATTGGCCGCACGGGTTTTCGGCGAAGCCCACGAGGGGATTTTGATTACCGACGAGGCCGCCAATATTATCGACGTCAATCCTACTTTTTGCGACATCACCGGCTACAACCGGGACGAAGTGATCGGCAAAAAACCCAGCTTACTGAAGTCCGGCCGGCAGGATCCGGCTTTTTACCGGGACATGTGGCAAGCCATTAAGTCCGATCTGCATTGGCAGGGTGAAGTATGGAACCGCAAGAAAAACGGCGAGCTATATGCCGAATTGTTGAGTATATCGGCACTGTGCGACGATCAGGGCCGGATTATTTATTACATCGGTTTGTTCTCCGACATCACCCAAATCAAACATCAGCAGCAAATGCTGGAGTTGATGGCGCATTACGATCCGCTCACCCGCCTGCCCAATCGTACGTTGTTCAGCGATCGTCTGTCGCAGGCCATTGCCCGCAGCAAACGCGACAAATTACTGCTGGCCGTCTGCTTCCTGGATTTGGACGGTTTTAAGCCCATCAACGACCAACTCGGTCATGGCGCGGGCGACCAGGTATTAATCGAGGTGGCCAACCGTATCAAACAAAGTCTGCGCGAAGAGGATACCGTCTCCCGGCACGGCGGCGATGAATTCGCCTTGCTTTTGACCGGTCTGCATAGCGTGGAAGAAATCAGCCAAACTCTGACCCGCATTCATCAGGCCATTGCGGAAACGTATGTTATCAACGGCCAAGCCGTGCAAGTCGGCGCCAGTACCGGGGTCAGTATTTTTCCGTTGGACGACGCCGACGCGGACACCTTGATACGCCACGCCGACCAAGCCATGTATCAAGCCAAACTGACCGGTAAAAACCGCTTTCAGTTGTTCGACGCCAGTCAGGATCAATTGATGTTCGATCATCACAATCAACTGCACGAATTGGAGGCCGCCTTTGCCGACCAGCAATTCTGCCTGTACTACCAACCCAAAATCAGCTTGAAAACCGGCCGGGTTACCGGTGTCGAAGCGCTGATACGCTGGCAACATCCTGAACAAGGCATGATGTCGCCGTTGAGTTTTCTACCCACACTGGCGGCCACCGAATTGGAAATCAATCTGGGCAATTGGGTGATAGAACAAGCTTGGCGACAGCTGTTTCTTTGGCACCGGCAGGGGATAAAAATCGAAATCAGCGTGAATATTTCCGCTTATCATTTATTATGGCCGGGCTTTGTTTCGCATTTGGAGACCATACTGGCTAAACATCCGCAGATTGCCTCGCATTATTTACAACTGGAAATTCTGGAAAGCACTGCCTTGGACGATTTATCGGCGGTCAACCGTACCGTTAAAACCTGCCATGAAGCGTTGGGTATCGGCGCCGCGCTGGACGATTTCGGCACCGGTTATTCGTCGTTAACGCATTTACGGCACTTGCCGGTGGACACGGTCAAAATCGATAGAAGCTTCGTCCGGGACATGCTTGACGATCCGGATGATTTCGCCATTGTGGAAAGTGTGATCAGTCTGAGTCAGGCTTTCGGCAATCAAGTCGTCGCAGAGGGCGTGGAAACTCAAGAGCAGGGCTTGGCGCTGCTGCTACTGAATTGCTATGTTGCGCAGGGTTTCGCTATCGCCAAACCCATGCCGGCAAGCGAAATAGTCAATTGGATCAATTTCTACCAACCTTTTCCGATCTGGCAAACCTACGCGAAGATGGAACTGTCCAGCGATCAAACCCAAATAGCCTTGCGCCGGCTCGATCTGCAGCAATGGCTGAGGCGGGTCGACCTGTGTCTGACCAGTAACCAGAATAGTATGGCGAACTGGCCGTCCATGCACCCGCACAAAAGCCACTTTGGCCGCTGGCTTAAACAAGTTCAACAGCAAGAGCAGTATAATAAAGTTTGGTTGCACCAATTGAACACGTTACATGAACAATTACTGCATAAAGGGGATCTGCTGATGCGTCAATTCTGGCAAGGCGAAGCGCAAACCGCGAAAGCCGGATTTGCGGAACTGGAAACGATTCAGCTACAGTTGGATAGTTGCCTCAAGGACTATGCCTGA
- a CDS encoding DUF58 domain-containing protein, with the protein MSPSPSPENERIAVSLKTLVDLAKPAATLKLRPKRIRAAQSGNYLSHFKGRGMAFAETRLYQPGDDVRRMDWRVTARTDKPHSKVFCEERERPLFISVDYRPSMAFATRGVFKSVQAAKLAALLAWAAQQQGDRIGGQIFSDAGCLELKPRSGKAALLRFFNALVYPVYPGNGGGTLTEALARLQHHAHPGSRIYVISDFRGLNPLAENHLALIARHCEVILLHIFDPLESQLPEKGRYRFTDKIRDIVLDTGEVKQRHDYHQRFQSRHMHLKTLCQKLRMTLLPCCTNQSPIEVLNLNSSRA; encoded by the coding sequence ATGAGCCCATCCCCCTCTCCGGAAAACGAACGCATAGCCGTCAGCTTAAAAACCCTGGTGGACTTGGCCAAGCCCGCCGCCACGCTTAAGTTGCGTCCCAAGCGCATCCGCGCCGCGCAAAGCGGTAATTATTTATCGCATTTCAAGGGCCGCGGCATGGCGTTTGCCGAAACCCGGCTTTATCAACCGGGCGACGATGTCAGGCGCATGGATTGGCGAGTCACCGCCCGTACCGATAAACCGCACAGCAAAGTGTTCTGCGAAGAACGCGAACGTCCGCTGTTCATATCCGTGGACTACCGCCCCAGCATGGCCTTCGCCACCCGCGGGGTGTTCAAATCCGTACAGGCCGCCAAGCTGGCGGCATTGCTGGCCTGGGCCGCCCAGCAGCAAGGCGACCGCATCGGCGGCCAGATTTTCAGCGACGCAGGTTGTCTGGAATTAAAGCCCCGCAGCGGAAAAGCGGCATTACTGAGATTTTTCAATGCCCTGGTCTACCCGGTTTATCCCGGCAACGGCGGCGGCACGCTGACTGAAGCCTTGGCCCGGTTGCAACATCATGCTCACCCCGGCAGCCGGATTTACGTCATCAGCGACTTTCGCGGCCTTAACCCGCTCGCGGAAAATCATTTAGCCTTAATAGCCCGCCATTGTGAAGTGATTTTGCTGCACATCTTCGATCCCCTGGAGAGTCAGCTTCCCGAGAAAGGCCGCTACCGGTTTACCGATAAAATCCGCGATATCGTTTTAGACACCGGTGAAGTCAAGCAGCGTCACGACTATCATCAGCGCTTCCAAAGTCGCCATATGCACTTAAAAACTCTCTGTCAAAAGCTACGCATGACACTATTACCCTGCTGCACCAATCAGTCGCCCATCGAGGTTTTAAACTTAAATAGTTCCCGAGCCTAG
- a CDS encoding CreA family protein, with product MKKHLPLALLLLIISAGGQAETVGCVTTAWKLIGANHKVCVEAFADPKIPGVTCHVSQAKAGGVSGTLGLADDPSQFSLACRQTGPISLPADLPKDEEVFSEGTSFLFKETRVMRLWDQPHNTLIYLAISRKLIEGAPANSISTVPVMPWGTNQPNGR from the coding sequence ATGAAGAAACATTTGCCTCTCGCTTTGCTGCTGCTGATCATCTCGGCCGGTGGACAGGCGGAAACCGTTGGCTGCGTTACCACGGCCTGGAAACTGATAGGCGCCAACCACAAAGTCTGCGTCGAAGCCTTTGCCGACCCGAAAATTCCCGGCGTTACTTGCCATGTCAGCCAAGCCAAGGCTGGCGGCGTTTCCGGAACCCTCGGTTTAGCGGACGATCCGTCGCAATTTTCGTTGGCCTGCCGACAAACCGGCCCTATCAGTCTGCCCGCCGATTTACCCAAGGATGAAGAAGTATTTTCCGAAGGCACGTCCTTTTTGTTCAAGGAAACCCGGGTAATGCGCTTATGGGACCAGCCACATAACACCCTGATCTATCTGGCCATCAGCCGCAAACTGATAGAAGGCGCACCGGCAAACAGCATTTCCACGGTGCCGGTTATGCCGTGGGGAACGAACCAACCCAACGGCCGATAA
- a CDS encoding AAA family ATPase, translating to MSDLTPAQTALHKLKDHINTQIIGQDVLVERMLIALLADGHLLVEGAPGLAKTRAINVLSQGIEADFHRVQFTPDLLPADLTGTEIYRPQQGSFEFQKGPLFHNLILADEINRAPAKVQAALLEAMAERQITVGKATYPLPPLFMVMATQNPIEQEGTYPLPEAQLDRFLMHVKIDYPNAVHEKTILHLARAEARGTLQNGGGIAEKISQQTLFTARNEVLDIYMAEALEQYLLQIILATRTPAAYGDDLAKWLEYGASPRASIALDRCARAKAWLDRRDFVDPGDVQAVAYDVLRHRLILSYEAEAEGISTDDVIKQLISRIAVP from the coding sequence ATGAGCGATTTAACCCCGGCGCAAACCGCGCTACACAAGCTTAAAGACCACATCAACACCCAAATCATCGGCCAGGACGTATTGGTGGAAAGAATGTTGATCGCATTGCTGGCCGACGGCCATTTGCTGGTGGAAGGTGCCCCCGGATTGGCTAAAACCCGCGCCATCAACGTGTTGAGCCAGGGTATTGAGGCCGATTTCCACCGGGTGCAATTTACCCCGGACTTGTTACCGGCCGACTTGACCGGCACCGAGATTTACCGCCCGCAACAAGGCAGTTTCGAATTCCAGAAAGGGCCGTTGTTTCATAATCTGATTCTGGCGGACGAGATCAACCGGGCGCCGGCCAAAGTACAGGCCGCACTACTGGAAGCCATGGCGGAACGACAAATCACGGTCGGCAAAGCCACCTATCCGTTACCGCCGCTGTTCATGGTCATGGCCACCCAAAACCCCATCGAACAGGAAGGCACTTATCCGTTGCCGGAAGCGCAATTGGACCGGTTTTTGATGCACGTTAAAATCGATTACCCCAACGCCGTGCATGAAAAAACCATTTTGCATCTGGCCCGCGCCGAAGCCCGCGGCACGCTGCAAAACGGCGGCGGCATCGCCGAAAAAATCAGCCAGCAAACCCTGTTCACGGCCCGCAACGAAGTATTGGACATATACATGGCGGAAGCCCTGGAGCAATATCTGTTGCAAATTATTTTGGCCACCCGCACCCCGGCCGCCTACGGCGACGATTTGGCCAAATGGCTGGAATACGGCGCCAGCCCGCGCGCCAGCATTGCCCTGGACCGCTGCGCCCGCGCCAAGGCCTGGCTGGACCGGCGCGACTTCGTCGATCCGGGCGATGTTCAGGCCGTGGCTTACGATGTGTTGCGGCATCGCTTGATATTATCCTACGAAGCCGAAGCCGAAGGTATCAGCACCGACGACGTGATTAAGCAATTGATTTCGCGAATTGCGGTACCCTAA
- a CDS encoding TIGR00730 family Rossman fold protein: protein MACINNHSTTGSASPSIIDDLKGDQSWRIFRIISEFTEGFDELSGLCDAISIFGSARLPEEHFYYQKTVELAELLSKEGFAIISGGGPGVMEAANRGAHQQNQPSIGLNIELPMEQKANAYQSLSLNFRYFFVRKVMFVRYSMGYVCMPGGFGTLDEFFEALTLMQTHKAYPLPLVLFGSDFWGGLMDWMKHKMLEYRTISPEDMELITVTDDPEEVVKIMAAHREWKNRQRHQHPTP from the coding sequence ATGGCCTGCATCAACAACCATTCCACTACCGGCTCCGCCTCTCCCAGCATCATTGACGATCTGAAAGGCGATCAGTCCTGGCGGATTTTTCGCATTATCAGCGAATTTACCGAAGGTTTCGATGAATTGTCCGGTCTGTGCGATGCCATTTCGATATTCGGCTCCGCGCGCTTGCCGGAAGAGCATTTTTATTATCAAAAAACCGTGGAACTGGCGGAGCTGCTCAGCAAAGAGGGCTTTGCCATCATCAGTGGCGGCGGCCCCGGTGTCATGGAAGCAGCCAATAGAGGCGCTCATCAGCAAAACCAACCCTCTATCGGCTTGAATATCGAACTGCCGATGGAACAAAAAGCCAATGCCTATCAAAGCCTGTCTTTGAATTTCCGCTATTTCTTCGTGCGTAAAGTCATGTTCGTACGTTATTCGATGGGTTACGTGTGTATGCCGGGCGGTTTTGGTACGCTGGACGAGTTTTTCGAAGCCTTGACCCTGATGCAGACCCACAAGGCCTATCCATTGCCGCTGGTGTTGTTCGGCAGCGACTTCTGGGGCGGACTGATGGATTGGATGAAGCATAAAATGCTCGAATACCGCACCATATCCCCGGAGGATATGGAGTTGATTACCGTTACCGACGATCCGGAAGAAGTGGTCAAAATCATGGCCGCACACCGGGAATGGAAAAACCGGCAACGCCATCAACACCCCACGCCTTAG
- a CDS encoding dihydroorotase, producing the protein MTKILIENGRIIDPANKIDDIGSLCIADGKILQVLNPPADFTPDLTIDAKDRIVCPGFIDLSARLREPGHSHKGSIKSETKAALSAGVTSLCLPPDTKPCIDSPAVVEYIKDKAEAAEYRQIHSIGALTQRLDGTELSSMFALKQAGCIAVSNAHAPLGNLLILRRAMEYASSHGLLLMYRANEAALSGKGCAHEGAMASQYGLPGIPVAAESIALAQALELAQLTGCRIHISQISCKQSVIKIQQAKKYGLNVTADAAIHQLLLSENDVLPFDSHYHVIPPFRSEEDGHYLREGLSNGTIDAICSDHQPHDLDAKLGAFPETEPGVSALETLLPLTLELTTLHRIGLGKALASLTQNPAAILGLQAGALTPGFNADVCIFDPTLQWEVNEQSWHSAGHNTPYWRQNLIGKVTHTLQGGRLLYKFRNR; encoded by the coding sequence ATGACCAAAATTCTGATCGAAAACGGCCGCATTATCGACCCCGCCAATAAGATAGACGACATCGGTTCACTGTGTATCGCGGACGGAAAAATACTACAAGTATTGAACCCGCCGGCCGATTTCACGCCCGATCTCACCATCGACGCCAAGGACCGCATTGTCTGCCCGGGATTTATCGATTTGAGCGCCCGCTTGCGCGAACCCGGCCACAGCCATAAAGGCAGCATCAAAAGCGAAACCAAGGCCGCGCTGAGCGCAGGCGTCACCTCGTTATGCCTGCCGCCGGACACCAAACCGTGCATCGATAGCCCGGCGGTGGTCGAATACATCAAGGATAAGGCGGAAGCCGCCGAATATCGGCAGATTCACAGCATAGGCGCCTTGACCCAACGTTTGGACGGCACCGAACTCAGCTCGATGTTCGCCTTGAAACAGGCCGGCTGCATCGCCGTCAGTAATGCGCACGCACCGCTGGGCAATTTATTGATTTTGCGCCGCGCCATGGAATACGCCAGCAGTCACGGCTTGCTGTTGATGTACCGAGCCAATGAAGCGGCGTTGAGCGGCAAAGGCTGCGCCCACGAAGGCGCCATGGCCAGCCAATACGGTTTACCGGGCATACCGGTCGCCGCCGAATCCATCGCCCTGGCCCAAGCGCTGGAGTTGGCGCAATTGACCGGCTGCCGGATACATATCAGCCAAATCAGCTGTAAACAGTCGGTGATTAAAATCCAACAAGCCAAAAAATACGGTCTGAATGTCACCGCCGACGCGGCTATCCACCAGTTACTGCTAAGCGAAAACGATGTTTTGCCGTTCGACAGCCATTATCATGTAATTCCGCCTTTCCGTAGCGAAGAAGACGGCCATTATCTGCGCGAAGGCTTGTCCAACGGTACTATCGACGCCATTTGTTCCGATCATCAACCGCACGACCTGGATGCCAAACTGGGCGCCTTTCCGGAAACCGAACCCGGGGTTTCCGCCCTGGAAACCCTGCTGCCGCTGACGTTGGAGTTGACCACCCTGCATCGCATCGGCCTTGGCAAAGCGCTGGCCAGCCTGACACAGAACCCGGCTGCGATTCTAGGCTTGCAGGCCGGCGCACTAACACCGGGCTTTAACGCCGATGTCTGTATTTTCGACCCCACCCTGCAATGGGAAGTCAATGAGCAATCCTGGCACAGTGCCGGCCACAACACGCCGTATTGGCGGCAAAATTTGATCGGTAAAGTAACCCACACCTTGCAGGGCGGTCGGTTGTTATATAAATTCCGCAACCGATAA
- a CDS encoding aspartate carbamoyltransferase catalytic subunit: MHRHLQLTEQGKLKHFLSIEGLDKGLLTEILDTAESFAGISEHQVKKVPLLRGKTIVNLFFENSTRTRTTFELAATRLSADVLNINIATSATSKGESLLDTIRNLEAMHVDMFVVRHALSGAAHFIAQHTAPHISVINAGDGQHAHPTQAMLDMFTIRQHKKQFEGLKVAIVGDILHSRVARSQILALNTLGVAEVRVIAPKTLLPAHVRSMGVIPLHDMDEGLSDVDVIIMLRLQKERMNSAFLPSESEFFKCYGLTEAKLLRAKPNAIVMHPGPINRGVEIASSVADGPQSVILEQVSNGIAVRMAVMTMTLGHHGGAA, from the coding sequence ATGCATCGTCATCTGCAACTCACAGAACAAGGCAAACTCAAGCATTTTCTCAGCATAGAAGGCCTGGACAAAGGTTTGCTGACGGAGATTCTGGATACCGCCGAATCCTTTGCCGGCATTTCCGAACATCAGGTGAAAAAAGTACCGCTATTGCGCGGTAAAACCATCGTCAACCTGTTTTTCGAAAACAGCACCCGCACTCGTACCACGTTCGAACTGGCGGCAACCCGGCTTTCCGCCGACGTACTGAACATCAACATTGCCACGTCCGCCACCTCCAAGGGCGAAAGCCTGTTGGATACCATCCGCAATTTGGAAGCCATGCACGTCGACATGTTTGTAGTGCGGCATGCCTTGAGCGGCGCGGCTCATTTTATTGCGCAACATACCGCCCCGCACATCAGCGTTATCAATGCCGGCGACGGCCAGCATGCCCACCCGACTCAGGCCATGCTGGACATGTTCACTATACGCCAGCATAAAAAACAGTTCGAAGGCCTGAAGGTGGCCATCGTCGGCGATATTCTGCACTCGCGAGTGGCCCGCTCGCAGATTCTGGCCCTCAACACCTTGGGTGTCGCCGAAGTGCGGGTTATCGCCCCCAAAACCCTGTTACCGGCCCATGTCCGCAGCATGGGCGTAATTCCGCTGCATGACATGGACGAAGGTTTGAGCGATGTCGACGTGATCATTATGTTGCGCTTGCAAAAGGAACGCATGAATTCGGCCTTTCTACCCAGCGAGAGCGAGTTTTTTAAATGCTACGGTTTAACCGAAGCAAAACTACTGCGCGCCAAACCCAATGCCATTGTCATGCATCCGGGCCCGATTAACCGCGGCGTGGAAATCGCTTCCAGCGTGGCCGACGGTCCGCAGTCTGTGATACTGGAACAAGTCAGCAACGGTATTGCCGTACGCATGGCCGTCATGACCATGACGCTGGGCCATCATGGAGGTGCGGCATGA
- the pyrR gene encoding bifunctional pyr operon transcriptional regulator/uracil phosphoribosyltransferase PyrR, which yields MPTSTLNIAELLDTLEADIRQQIESRKLSNPLLIGIHSGGAWIAEHMHKRLGITEPLGLLDITFYRDDFSQIGMHPNVKSSQLPHHLEGRDIILIDDVFYTGRTIRAALNEIFDYGRPNQVLLAVLIERNGRQIPLQPDCRGARIDLPEGQRIKLTGPDPLGIDLQTLACAA from the coding sequence ATGCCAACCTCAACGCTCAACATCGCTGAATTGCTCGACACCCTCGAAGCCGACATCCGCCAACAAATCGAAAGCCGCAAGCTGAGCAACCCCTTGCTGATCGGCATACACAGCGGCGGGGCCTGGATTGCCGAACACATGCACAAACGCCTGGGCATTACAGAGCCGTTGGGATTACTGGATATCACTTTTTACCGCGACGATTTCTCGCAAATCGGCATGCATCCCAACGTCAAATCCAGCCAATTGCCTCATCATTTAGAGGGCCGGGATATTATTCTGATTGACGATGTGTTTTACACCGGCCGCACCATCCGCGCGGCATTGAACGAAATTTTCGACTACGGCCGGCCCAACCAAGTACTGTTGGCGGTACTCATCGAACGCAACGGCCGGCAGATACCGCTACAACCCGATTGCCGGGGCGCCCGTATCGACTTGCCGGAAGGCCAGCGCATCAAACTGACCGGCCCCGACCCCTTGGGCATAGACCTGCAAACCCTAGCTTGCGCGGCCTGA
- a CDS encoding toxin-antitoxin system TumE family protein, with protein MLQESGIDTLLELDQQILDQGNGYWIKIEARRVTPTKEIPHGIRYSLTLHEPYGKRILGYDNAHAVKLPKKFKFAGQRLAYDHKHRNICDQGVPYEFQNAYQLLMDFFAEVDRVLEEIRKL; from the coding sequence ATGCTTCAAGAATCAGGTATAGATACGCTTTTGGAACTTGATCAACAGATTCTTGATCAGGGTAATGGCTATTGGATCAAAATTGAGGCGAGGCGTGTGACACCAACTAAAGAGATTCCGCATGGTATACGTTACTCACTGACTTTACATGAACCGTACGGCAAACGAATCCTGGGTTATGACAATGCCCATGCCGTCAAGCTGCCGAAAAAATTTAAATTTGCCGGGCAGCGTTTAGCCTACGACCACAAGCACCGGAATATCTGCGACCAAGGTGTGCCTTATGAATTTCAAAATGCCTATCAACTTTTAATGGACTTTTTTGCAGAGGTTGACAGGGTATTGGAGGAGATTAGAAAGCTATGA
- a CDS encoding transcriptional regulator, with protein MSTVMIGILPQEKMRERVLAIAKGEYKPEPSEPKIWFTSMRSLAEVLSDDNRALLKIIQETHPESISSLAVITGRKPSNLSRTLKTMSNYGLVEMRRERNQVRPIAVATEFQIFA; from the coding sequence ATGAGTACAGTTATGATTGGCATCCTGCCACAGGAAAAAATGCGGGAACGGGTGCTGGCTATTGCCAAAGGCGAATACAAGCCGGAACCGTCAGAGCCGAAAATATGGTTCACATCAATGCGCTCTCTAGCAGAAGTGTTGAGCGACGACAACCGGGCACTCCTGAAAATCATTCAGGAAACCCATCCGGAATCAATTTCATCTCTGGCCGTGATTACCGGTAGAAAACCAAGCAATCTGTCTCGTACCCTGAAAACCATGTCGAATTATGGTTTAGTGGAAATGCGGCGCGAGAGAAATCAAGTCCGGCCAATTGCGGTGGCTACTGAGTTTCAGATTTTCGCTTGA